The window CCAGCATCATGGTGGCGCCCAGGACGGCGGTCAGCGTGCCCACGACAAAGGCGACGTGCAGGGTCGTCGCACTCAGCCCGAAGAGCGGCGCCAGGCGGTTGATCAGGAAGCCCCCCGCATTGATGATCCCGGCGTGGAGCAAGGCCGTTGCGGGCGTCGGGGCATAGAGATAGTGAGGGAGCCAGATGTGGAACGGGAATTGCGCGGACTTGCTCATGCCGCCGATGAACAGCAGCAGCGTGACCGCCGTCGGTCCGCTGATGTCCAAGCCCGGCCAGGGCGACAGCGTGACCGGCATCTCGGCGGCCTTGGCGAACAGGGCCGGAAATTCCAGCGTGCCGTACAGGGCATGGGCCAGGACGACTCCCGCCAGAAACGCGATGTCCCCGGCTCGCAACAGTGTGAACGTCCTGAAGGCGCCTTCCAGCGTGCCCGCATGGGTATGGTTATGGGCCAGGAGATACAGCAGGTAACTCAGCAGTTGCCAGAACAGGAACAGCATCATCAGATTCGCGCTGGAGACCATGCAGAGCAGCACGAACGTCGCGATGCCGATGAGGGCAAGATACCGGGGTTCGTGGGGGTCCTGGTACATGTAGCCGAGGGAATAGGTGTAGATGACCGTGCCGATGCCCGAGATCAGCACCATCATGACGGCGCTCAGCCGGTCGATATAGAAGCCGATCGGAAACGCGAGCGACACACTGGAGGCGGGGTCATAGAAGCGGATACTGATCGGCCCCTGGGTGGCCACATAATAGAGCGTGGCGATTGCGCCGCAGAACGCCGCCCCGATCGGGAAGGCGGCGAGCTGTGTGCGGGTGCGGCGCGAGCGTTCGTCACCGACTGCGACCATCAGCGCCGTCAGGAGCGGGAGCAAGGGAAGCAGGATGGCGTACACGGGCCCCTCCCAGTTTCGGAAAAACAAAAGCCAACCGCGCTGCGCGACAGCATGTCCGCGCACCACGGTTGGCTTGTACTGAAACCGGCCCGAAACGTGCCGGTCACCCTACCGCCTCTGTCGTATGCATCGTGGGGGGGCCGCCTCTCCCGTGCAACCGTGGCGGACAGCCCACCCCATCAGATGAATACAGAATCTTCTTATCAAGGATCCGTCTCGGAGGAGTCAAGACATCGGGTACATTGCCCGCAGCCTTCTAGGCCTTCGGACCCACGCGGCGTGTCTTTTGGACCCCCGAGCGGCCGGTTTGCCCTTGTGACCCCGCAAAAGCACCTCTATACTTGAGCGCGACGATCTGACCGGAAGGACGGTGTCATGAACAACAAAGGACTGACCAGAGGCGAAATCGAAAGCGCCATCCGCAACGCCATCATCAAGTTCGAGCAGGAATTCATGGGGCGTGGGCCGGAAGACGTAAAGGCCTTCATCGTGCGGGATCTGGTCGTGGTGCGCCTGAAAGGCGTGCTGACACCCGCGGAGCGGCAATTGGCCAAGACCGCCGAAGGCATCGACATGGTCAAGCGGGTGCGCCAGACGCTCATCGCCCAGGGACGCGAGCGGCTGGTGGAGCAAGTGAATGAAATCACCGGCGCCAAGACCGTGGCCCTCTTTACCGATATCGATGTCCAGATCGGCGAGAAAGTCCTCGTCTTTTCCATGGATCGAGAACTGGAAAGCGCCGGTCGATAACCTGAATCGAGGGACGCATGAAAAAACTCATCGAGGGCTTCAAAAAGTTCCAACGCGAGGTGTTCAAGACGAAGCGCGATTTATTTTCAAGCCTGGCCAAGGGGCAGCAGCCGAGGGCCCTGTTCATTACCTGTTCAGACTCCCGCATCGATCCTTGTCTGGTGACCCAGACGGATCCCGGGGAACTGTTCATTCTCCGGAACGCGGGCAATCTGGTGCCGTCCTACGGGACGACGATCGGGAGCACGATCGCCACGATTGAATATGCGGTCGGCGTGTTGGGGGTGAAAAATATCATCGTCTGCGGCCACACGGATTGCGGAGTGGTGAAGGCCATCCTCGAACCGGAGCAGGTGGGCGATTTGCCCGCGGTGAAGGCCTGGCTGCTTCAGGCGGAAGCCACCAGGCGGGTCGTGCGGGACAATTACAGCCATCTGACCGGCGACGCCCTCTATGTCGCCACGACGCAGGAAAACGTGCGGATTCAATTGGGGCACATACAGACCCATCCGCTTGTCGCGGCGCGACTGCGAAACAAGTCGCTGGAACTCCATGGGTGGGTCTATTCCATCGAAACCGGCGATGTGTGGACCTATGATTTTGCCCAAGACACGTTCCGGTCGTTGATTCAGCCGTCCGGCAAGGCCCGCCGCAAACGGAAATAACATCCGAAATGACGCACCATCTGCGCGCGCTCGAGCAACTGGCCTTCGACAATTCCTACGCCCGCTTGCCCGAATCATTTCACGCGAAACTGCACCCCACGCCGTTCTCGAGCGCGCCCTATCTCATCAGCTTCAATCCCGCCGCGGCGGCACTCATCGACCTCGATCCGGCGGAAGCGGCGCGGCCGGAATTCGCCGGCGTGTTCGGCGGGAGCCTGCTCGTGCCGGGGATGGAGCCGTTGGCCATGCTCTACGCCGGCCACCAGTTCGGCACCTATGTCCCGCAGCTGGGAGACGGGCGGGCCATTCTCCTGGGCGAGGTGCGGAACGAGCGGGGCGCGAAATGGGATTTGCAGCTCAAGGGCGCGGGGATGACGCCCTTTTCGCGTGACGGCGACGGCCGCGCGGTGCTGCGTTCCACCATCCGCGAATATCTCTGCAGCGAAGCCATGCACGGCCTCGGGATTCCGACCACGCGGGCGCTCTGCATCGTCGGCAGCGATCACCAGGTCTATCGCGAGCAGGTGGAAACCGGCGCGATCGTGCTGCGCATGGCGCCCTCGCATGTCCGGTTCGGCTCGTTCGAAATCTTCTACTATCGCAAGCAGCACGAGCAGCTGAAAGTCCTGGCCGATTATGTGATTGGCCAACACTATCCGCACCTGGTTGAGGTCGCCGACAAGTATGCCCGCTTCTTTGACGAAGTGGTCGAACGCACGGCCAAGTTGATTGCCCAATGGCAGGCCGTCGGCTGGGCCCACGGCGTGATGAATACCGATAATATGTCAATCCTCGGCATCACGCTCGACTACGGCCCCTTCGGCTTCATCGACGACTACGATCCCGGCTTCATCTGCAACCACTCCGATCACAACGGCCGCTATGCCTTCAATCAACAGCCCTATATCGGTCTCTGGAATCTGAGCTGCCTTGCGCAGGCGTTGCTGCCCTTGGCCGAAAAGAACGAGCTGAAAGCCGCGCTGGACCGCTACACGCCGCTCTGCGAAGGGCGCTACATGGAGCTGATGCGGGCCAAGGTCGGGCTGCGTGAGCCGCAGGAAGCAGACGCGGGGCTGATTCAAGATCTGCTGGCGCTCATGGCCCAGCATCACGTCGATTACACGATCTTCTTTCGCGCGCTGGGCGAGTTTCGTTCGGCACCCGGAGACACCAACGACGGGTTGCGCGATTTCTTTCTCGATCGTGACGCCTTCGACCGCTGGGCCAGGCGCTACGCGGAACGATTGCGCGCCGAAGGAAGCCGGGATGAGGAGCGGCGCGCGCGCATGCAGCGCGTCAATCCGAAATACGTGCTGCGCAACTACCTGGCGCAGCAGGCCATCGAGAAGGCGCAGCAGAAGGACTTCTCTGAAATCGACCGCCTGCTGGTGTTATTGCAGAATCCCTACGACGACCAGCCGGGCATGGAGGCCTATGCCGCTGCGCCGCCGAACTGGGGGAAACACCTCTCCGTCAGTTGCTCGTCCTAAGCCTCTCCTGGTTGCGGAGCCCTCGTTTCTTGCGTCAGTATAGATCAGATGAACCGCAAGCTGAGGCGGAGCATATTTCGGAGCCCGCTTTTCACGTCCACCCAGGAACGATCACATGGCCAAGAAGCAGGGAGATTCCAAGCTGGCGGTGGCGGGGACCATTACGCTGGGACTGGCGATTGCCGGGGTGATGCTGGTCCAGTCGCCGCTGAAGAGCACGCGTCCGCCCTCCATGGGGGGCGAACTCAAGCCGCATGTGGCCGAAGGCGTCGTGGCGGCCCGCCTGTGGGAGGATCCCCTGGAAGCCGTGCGCCGCGTGGCGAAATTCGATGGTGAGGTCAGGTCGGCGGCCGGGGAGATAAAGGACGATGTCGATCGGGTGAGAGCCATCCGTCAGGAGCTGGACGACAAGATCGGCCAGCAACCGGGGCGGCCCATCACCGTGCTGCTGGTGACAGCCGAAGGCGGATTGTCGGGAGAAAGCCGGGAGACCCGTATCCGGGATCGCTATGCGATCGGCTCCGCCCTCGGGATTGCCTGTTATGTGCCCCACAATGAAAATCAACTGTCCTATGTCGAATGGCGGGACCGTGCCGGAGCGAGCCGGGTCTTGCCCTATGAGTGGTACGGGGACGGGCCGCGAACCTGTTCCCTCGACACAACCCGGGCCTCATCCATTCTCATTCTGTGGGTGAGCAGTGAGATCACCGGGGATCATCCCATCGGCACCCTGCAGCGGCTGACGCAGTCCATCCTGTGCGAGGAGAGCGCCATCGGGCGCCACGCCTGTCAGACGGGACGGGATGGCACGGTGCTGCTGGACCCTCGCCGGGAACAGCATCTGCGCTTCAAGATCATCGGACCGCGCAGCTCCTCTGGGTTCCGCAATCTCCTCGAAGAAGCGGCCGGCACGGTGCAGGGGCGCGACGATCACCTGATTTGGGCGAACGCCGGCGGGCGCGTGGAACTGTACTCGCCTTGGGCCACGGCCATGCCCAAGCTGCTGACGCAAGGTCTCAACGTCGCCGCCAAGCCGGCGGAATCCTCGGAATGCGCCTCGCCCGACGCGAGCCGGGAACAACTCTGTTGGATTTTGCTGAAGGCGGGGATCGAGCTGAAACACAGCATTGGATCGGACGACCGGCTCTTCGGCGCCTTGACGCAGGAGCTCGAACGCCGCCGGGTAAAATTCGAGCGGGATGCCGTCATCCTCATCGCGGAATGGGATTCGTTCTATGGCCGGGTGCTGCCGGTGGAGTTTACCGCCGCCGTCTGCCATCGCATCGCCCATCGGACCGACGCGGAGAACCGCGCCATCAATAAGGAACGGCTGGCGAGGATTCAATCGGAATGTGCCACGGTCAACCAGGCGGTCGAGCTTCAAGTCAACAGCCCGGCTGGAACGAGGGGCCTCGGCTTGAACGTCTGGCGATACAGCTACCTGCGCGGGCTGGACGGAGAAGTGCCTGCCGGAGAGAAGGGAGAGGCCGCCAAGGGGAATGGCGCGAAGTCGATCAAGAGCGCCCTGTTCGATAGCCAGGTGCTGGAGCGGCCCATCGGCACGAGCCAGTTCGATTATGCGCAGCGGCTGGCCAGCCGCATCGAGCGGGATATGACCGAAGTGGCCAATGCGATCTCGGACGATGAAGAGGACAGCACCAAGAATCCCGTCACCGCCATCGGCATCCTCGGCAGCGATGCCTATGATGCCCTGCTGATTCTGCAGGCCATGCGCGAGCGCTTTCCCGGCGCCGTCTTTTTCACGACGGATTTGGATACCCGGCTGGTCTACGCGGATGAATACCGGTGGACGCGGAATCTCGTGACCGCCTCCCACTACGGGTTGGAATTGTACGGCATGTTGCAGCGCGATGTGCCGCCGTTTCGCAGCAGCTATCAAACCTCCGCCTACTTTGCCACGCTCCAGGCGGTGGGGCATGTGCGGCCCTTGTCCGTCTGTCCGCCCAGCCCCGCCGGCCAGTCGCGCGGGATCGCCGACACACCGTTGTCGCCCTGCGGCTACCGGGCCAACCTGACGGCCGATCATGTGTGGTTCAGCGGGGTGGAGCCTCCCCGCCTATTCGAAGTCGGCCGGCATGGCGCGATCGATCTCTCGGTCGGCGCGGTTGAAGAGGGGCACACCCTGCACGCCCCCCGCGTGGATCTGTCGGATGATGCTCCGCAAACAACGGGCCGGCGGCCTCCGTCCGGCGTCATTTATGGGAGCGCCGGTTTGGCCTATGTGATCGGGTTCATCCTCTTATGGACCAGACCGGCCTCGCACCGGTGGATGACGGCGCACACGGGCCTCCTGCTTTTCGGGGCACTGGGCGCCGTTGGGCTCGCGTTCTTCGTCGATCGGGTGCTTCTCGATATCGTGCTGCGGAATCACGATCAGGGCGAACCGTTCTATTGGCTGGAAGGCGTCAGCCTCTGGCCGACGGAAATTTTGCGCGGGCTGGCCACGCTGTTGGGACTTATCTTCTTGATCAAGGCCTGGCGGGACCTCCGGTCGAATTCGGACTGGATGGAGGAGCGCTACGGGTGTGGCGCTCAGACCGGAGGGGCTCATGCAGAAGGGTGGCGGCGGTATCTCACGACCATGCAGTGGGTGTTGTCCCCTCGCGGCCGCCGGGAGGAAGCGCAGGTCGGGAATTTGTGGACGCTGTACCGGGAAGCCGGTTCAGGCCGGCATCGTCTCCCGCGCATCCTGCTGCTGGTGACGGTGTATGCGGTGTCGTTGGGGCTGCTCTGGAAAGTCATGGGCACCGAAGATTTTTCAGGCC is drawn from Nitrospira sp. and contains these coding sequences:
- a CDS encoding proton-conducting transporter membrane subunit; the protein is MYAILLPLLPLLTALMVAVGDERSRRTRTQLAAFPIGAAFCGAIATLYYVATQGPISIRFYDPASSVSLAFPIGFYIDRLSAVMMVLISGIGTVIYTYSLGYMYQDPHEPRYLALIGIATFVLLCMVSSANLMMLFLFWQLLSYLLYLLAHNHTHAGTLEGAFRTFTLLRAGDIAFLAGVVLAHALYGTLEFPALFAKAAEMPVTLSPWPGLDISGPTAVTLLLFIGGMSKSAQFPFHIWLPHYLYAPTPATALLHAGIINAGGFLINRLAPLFGLSATTLHVAFVVGTLTAVLGATMML
- a CDS encoding DUF2294 domain-containing protein translates to MNNKGLTRGEIESAIRNAIIKFEQEFMGRGPEDVKAFIVRDLVVVRLKGVLTPAERQLAKTAEGIDMVKRVRQTLIAQGRERLVEQVNEITGAKTVALFTDIDVQIGEKVLVFSMDRELESAGR
- a CDS encoding carbonic anhydrase: MKKLIEGFKKFQREVFKTKRDLFSSLAKGQQPRALFITCSDSRIDPCLVTQTDPGELFILRNAGNLVPSYGTTIGSTIATIEYAVGVLGVKNIIVCGHTDCGVVKAILEPEQVGDLPAVKAWLLQAEATRRVVRDNYSHLTGDALYVATTQENVRIQLGHIQTHPLVAARLRNKSLELHGWVYSIETGDVWTYDFAQDTFRSLIQPSGKARRKRK
- a CDS encoding YdiU family protein → MTHHLRALEQLAFDNSYARLPESFHAKLHPTPFSSAPYLISFNPAAAALIDLDPAEAARPEFAGVFGGSLLVPGMEPLAMLYAGHQFGTYVPQLGDGRAILLGEVRNERGAKWDLQLKGAGMTPFSRDGDGRAVLRSTIREYLCSEAMHGLGIPTTRALCIVGSDHQVYREQVETGAIVLRMAPSHVRFGSFEIFYYRKQHEQLKVLADYVIGQHYPHLVEVADKYARFFDEVVERTAKLIAQWQAVGWAHGVMNTDNMSILGITLDYGPFGFIDDYDPGFICNHSDHNGRYAFNQQPYIGLWNLSCLAQALLPLAEKNELKAALDRYTPLCEGRYMELMRAKVGLREPQEADAGLIQDLLALMAQHHVDYTIFFRALGEFRSAPGDTNDGLRDFFLDRDAFDRWARRYAERLRAEGSRDEERRARMQRVNPKYVLRNYLAQQAIEKAQQKDFSEIDRLLVLLQNPYDDQPGMEAYAAAPPNWGKHLSVSCSS